A genomic region of Alkalispirochaeta americana contains the following coding sequences:
- a CDS encoding substrate-binding periplasmic protein yields MKILTCGLICAGFMISLAGAQEVEILYDDDYAPYTWEAAGGEAKGIYIDVIREAIDRMDRYTLRLTGVPWRRGLQLVEAGRAFGLLPPYYRPEDRPYMDYPVAILDEGYALFALSPDTGTRWPEDFAGKRVGINAGFSVPDREKARDDYGIILDEAENNEVNLRKLVAGRIDYFINDPNSIRWSASQLRESDRSLRGPLESLQKILLISTEQGYLGIANTADAAFPFRRDFTATFVTVINEMKRDGTIDNIMRNYQ; encoded by the coding sequence ATGAAGATACTGACCTGTGGATTGATCTGTGCAGGGTTCATGATTTCCCTGGCAGGGGCTCAGGAGGTGGAAATCCTCTATGACGACGACTATGCGCCATACACCTGGGAAGCTGCGGGCGGAGAGGCAAAGGGGATCTACATCGACGTTATCAGGGAGGCCATCGACCGCATGGATCGATACACCCTCCGGTTAACCGGGGTTCCCTGGAGAAGAGGACTTCAGCTCGTGGAAGCAGGACGGGCTTTTGGTCTGCTACCTCCGTATTACAGACCGGAGGACCGACCGTACATGGACTATCCCGTTGCGATACTCGACGAAGGGTATGCCCTGTTTGCACTGAGCCCGGATACCGGAACCCGCTGGCCCGAAGACTTTGCGGGAAAACGGGTTGGTATAAACGCAGGATTCTCCGTACCGGACAGAGAAAAAGCCCGGGATGACTATGGTATCATCCTCGATGAGGCAGAGAACAATGAAGTCAATCTGCGAAAACTGGTGGCTGGCCGCATCGACTACTTTATCAACGACCCGAACTCCATCCGCTGGTCCGCCAGTCAGCTGCGGGAGAGTGATCGCTCCTTACGGGGACCCCTGGAATCCCTGCAAAAGATTTTACTCATAAGCACAGAGCAGGGCTATTTGGGAATCGCCAATACTGCGGACGCTGCGTTTCCCTTCAGGCGAGATTTCACCGCAACCTTTGTTACGGTGATAAATGAAATGAAACGCGACGGCACCATTGATAACATCATGAGGAACTATCAATAG
- a CDS encoding substrate-binding periplasmic protein, whose amino-acid sequence MMKKAILLMIALIVITGVAHARRGVTVASGDWAPYQGDTLPGGGPAGVIVAEAFASQGWEVTFEYLPWARGLTLAQQARNDGTFLYGYSEERDETFLYSDPIITLDTVIFYRKDRPIDWTTPEDLKRYTLGAVLEYNYGFIRESDGFTLDRISDPVGNFRKLAGGRVDGVLEELLVGWDLAERAGVADRIAYHPKAIDSEPFHFIVSRSHPDAERIISTFNEGLSALRASGRLEEVLSRN is encoded by the coding sequence ATGATGAAGAAAGCTATCTTGTTGATGATTGCATTGATTGTGATAACAGGAGTTGCCCATGCCCGGCGGGGGGTCACCGTGGCCAGCGGAGACTGGGCACCCTACCAGGGAGATACCCTTCCCGGCGGGGGGCCTGCCGGGGTGATCGTGGCCGAAGCCTTTGCCTCCCAGGGGTGGGAGGTGACCTTCGAGTACCTTCCCTGGGCACGGGGATTAACCCTGGCGCAGCAGGCCCGGAACGATGGAACCTTCCTCTACGGCTACAGCGAGGAGCGGGACGAGACCTTCCTCTACAGCGATCCCATCATTACCCTGGATACGGTTATCTTCTACCGGAAGGATCGGCCCATAGATTGGACCACCCCGGAAGATCTGAAGCGCTACACCCTGGGGGCTGTGCTGGAATACAACTACGGCTTCATCCGCGAGAGCGACGGCTTCACACTGGACAGAATCTCTGACCCGGTGGGCAACTTCCGCAAGCTTGCCGGCGGACGGGTCGACGGGGTTCTGGAAGAGCTCCTGGTGGGGTGGGATCTGGCAGAACGGGCAGGTGTGGCCGACAGAATCGCCTATCATCCCAAAGCGATCGATTCGGAACCTTTCCACTTCATTGTCTCCCGAAGCCATCCCGATGCAGAGCGGATCATCAGCACCTTTAATGAAGGTCTTTCTGCGCTTCGTGCCTCGGGACGACTTGAAGAGGTGCTTTCCAGGAATTAG
- a CDS encoding methyl-accepting chemotaxis protein — translation MKNGRSGSLLRKIVLVQVACVFLIMAAVGFRDYRVRAVQTRRQMEENAGYVVERAANSLGPHMWNYAHDAAAVQLAAELGAWDVLGFVVNEGDSLWLAVAQDGAGELIRLEAEQDIAALQGRASLERVSAVHHNEQELGSVQALFTDEPLRAELAGQRRRAILNTLMIGFVLSVSLSLALRSMVVKPLRSIVFRLRDIAEGEADLTQQLMIRSKDEVGEFASLFNRFVETIRELAASIKFSVNQTAATSSQVEEQSRLAYGATENISSGVGEIQNSFEGLSGNIDEATAAVEQILGNIHELRNTIQSETAAVTESSASIEELLSSIRTISSSTDRKAELAKVVQSRTDEGDGRISDTTAVVQEIGADVGQMTEIVDVINNITAQTNLLAMNAAIEAAHAGESGRGFAVVAEEIRKLAESTSENSKVITETLRKVVERIRRLEETSEHTAEVFQEIRSGVQEVFLSFSEISSAMSEMKDGTDSINEAMVLLNNMSHQVQGGADEMQRGAETINASMQKISSVSGDVGDRIATVKGESQSIFGAMESILSLVDDNQKRVRLLKDETARFKTDSDSGASDSGAEGEEGQGSKQ, via the coding sequence ATGAAGAACGGGAGAAGCGGATCGCTGCTGAGAAAGATCGTCCTGGTTCAGGTGGCCTGTGTTTTTTTGATCATGGCCGCCGTGGGGTTCCGGGACTATCGCGTGCGGGCCGTACAAACTCGCCGGCAGATGGAAGAGAACGCAGGGTACGTTGTGGAGCGAGCGGCCAACAGTCTGGGGCCGCACATGTGGAACTACGCTCACGACGCAGCCGCTGTGCAGCTTGCTGCCGAGCTGGGTGCCTGGGACGTCCTGGGTTTTGTGGTGAACGAGGGCGATTCCCTCTGGCTGGCCGTCGCCCAGGACGGGGCAGGCGAATTGATCCGCCTCGAAGCAGAGCAGGATATAGCCGCCCTCCAGGGCCGGGCCTCCCTGGAGAGGGTGAGTGCGGTCCATCATAACGAGCAGGAGCTGGGGTCTGTGCAGGCCCTCTTCACTGATGAGCCCCTGCGGGCGGAACTCGCGGGGCAGCGGCGGCGCGCGATCCTGAATACCCTGATGATCGGTTTCGTCTTGTCGGTCTCTCTCAGCCTCGCCTTGAGAAGCATGGTGGTCAAACCCCTTCGGAGCATTGTCTTTCGGCTTCGGGACATCGCCGAAGGTGAGGCCGATTTGACGCAGCAGTTGATGATCCGCAGCAAGGACGAGGTCGGGGAGTTTGCCTCGCTCTTCAACCGCTTTGTTGAGACCATCCGTGAACTGGCGGCCAGTATCAAGTTTTCGGTCAACCAGACCGCTGCCACATCAAGCCAGGTGGAGGAGCAGTCCCGCCTGGCCTACGGGGCAACCGAGAATATATCTTCCGGAGTCGGAGAGATCCAGAACTCCTTCGAGGGGCTCAGCGGCAATATCGACGAGGCCACTGCTGCGGTGGAGCAGATTCTCGGGAATATCCACGAGCTGCGCAACACCATACAAAGCGAGACGGCGGCGGTCACCGAGTCTTCGGCATCGATTGAAGAGCTTCTCTCGTCCATCAGGACCATCTCCTCCAGTACCGACCGCAAGGCGGAATTGGCCAAGGTTGTCCAGAGCCGCACCGACGAGGGGGACGGGCGTATCAGCGACACCACGGCCGTGGTTCAGGAAATTGGTGCCGATGTTGGCCAAATGACTGAAATTGTCGATGTGATCAACAATATTACGGCCCAAACCAACCTGCTCGCCATGAACGCGGCGATCGAGGCGGCCCACGCGGGTGAGAGCGGTCGGGGCTTTGCCGTTGTTGCCGAGGAGATTCGCAAGCTCGCCGAATCGACCAGCGAAAACTCCAAAGTGATAACCGAGACGTTGCGCAAGGTGGTGGAGCGTATCCGCCGGCTGGAGGAGACGTCGGAGCACACCGCCGAGGTCTTTCAGGAAATCCGCTCGGGCGTCCAGGAGGTCTTCCTCTCTTTCAGTGAGATATCTTCGGCCATGTCCGAGATGAAGGACGGCACCGACAGCATTAACGAGGCCATGGTGTTGTTAAACAACATGAGCCATCAGGTCCAGGGTGGAGCCGATGAGATGCAACGCGGTGCCGAGACGATCAATGCATCGATGCAAAAGATCAGTTCCGTCAGCGGTGACGTGGGAGATCGCATCGCCACGGTGAAAGGCGAGAGTCAGTCCATATTTGGTGCCATGGAGTCGATCCTGTCGCTGGTAGACGATAACCAGAAGCGGGTTCGCCTTCTCAAGGATGAGACCGCCCGATTCAAGACCGATTCTGATTCCGGGGCATCTGATTCCGGGGCAGAAGGAGAAGAAGGGCAGGGCTCGAAGCAATAA
- a CDS encoding substrate-binding periplasmic protein, with protein MKKIACFAVLVAFWAGAVSAAEITMGFAPVPPYVMEASDGSLSGLEYEIIKEALAARGHTLRPQLFPLARVIETVRQGNTQAGARILEAHDTGRHLSDVYLVFNNVAVGLRNRNLDVSSISDLGNLRMVSFQRATIVLGSDFASAARNSPGYSEVADQRVQIRMLFGDRVDVAVGESRILQHFIHDPETGVDTGVATEEFAVFPETPYRVAFVNEQHMRDFNEGLAEIRANGRYDAIIRKYAPR; from the coding sequence ATGAAAAAGATTGCATGTTTCGCTGTTCTTGTCGCTTTCTGGGCGGGTGCGGTATCGGCTGCGGAGATAACAATGGGCTTTGCTCCCGTTCCTCCCTATGTAATGGAAGCCAGCGACGGCTCCCTGAGCGGGCTGGAGTACGAGATCATCAAGGAAGCCCTGGCAGCCAGGGGGCACACCCTGCGGCCACAACTGTTTCCGCTTGCCCGCGTTATCGAGACTGTCCGTCAGGGCAACACCCAGGCTGGGGCAAGAATCCTGGAGGCCCACGACACGGGGCGGCACCTCTCCGACGTCTATCTGGTGTTTAACAACGTTGCCGTGGGACTGCGGAACAGAAACCTTGATGTCAGCAGTATATCGGACCTGGGCAACCTGCGGATGGTTTCCTTCCAGCGGGCCACGATCGTCCTGGGTTCCGACTTCGCATCGGCGGCCCGCAACAGCCCGGGATATTCCGAGGTTGCCGACCAGCGAGTCCAGATCCGGATGCTTTTTGGAGACAGGGTCGACGTGGCCGTGGGTGAATCCAGGATACTCCAGCACTTCATTCACGACCCCGAAACGGGTGTGGATACCGGCGTTGCCACAGAGGAGTTTGCCGTGTTCCCCGAAACTCCCTACCGGGTTGCCTTTGTCAACGAGCAGCATATGCGGGATTTCAACGAGGGCCTGGCAGAGATCAGGGCCAACGGAAGGTACGACGCAATAATCAGAAAATACGCCCCTCGGTAA
- a CDS encoding OmpA family protein, translating into MVVRLRCILPVLVVARLLFSSVPSLLSQESSGGMLFGISPGDRMTIVTRSNLRISRDGRYLGFRFGEERVILDEDQGVSLEERRGLPPGTFYRGTAFRLSSTVRDQRLLARSLDEVIPLSVHVSYDGTYSVSSPGQALAVRSIPSFPDGELFPGDVWEAFGEVVVDPFEDSLPTRVRVYIAYRFEGPAEYQGQEALLVSAQYALRYRSGDDRAGDPDLLQAQGRHRLQIYMSADGRNPLFIRDTLEDQFLYRDGTRLDMSGFRLTFFDTPRPRTAGILRERLQEILPGIAQSPGDHPPLERPVVPGDQPLAEESPLPEDPLRPEAPLLPGDQLLPEDQAVPEERITLEETDLGLRFTLPAIRFVANQAVILPEEGDRLQQLAQALEEAWKLSPQGTFLVVGHTADVGTPEGQQRLSVERAQAIVRELTRRGLAEDRFLYQGRGASEPRADNATAQGRAVNRRVEVYLLE; encoded by the coding sequence ATGGTGGTGAGACTCCGTTGCATTCTTCCTGTCCTGGTTGTGGCCAGGCTCCTCTTCTCCTCTGTGCCGTCGCTCCTGTCTCAGGAATCCTCCGGGGGGATGCTCTTCGGAATCTCTCCGGGAGACCGAATGACGATTGTCACTCGCAGTAATCTTCGAATATCCCGGGACGGCCGGTATCTGGGGTTTCGTTTTGGCGAGGAGCGGGTAATCCTCGATGAAGACCAGGGGGTATCGCTCGAGGAACGACGGGGGCTCCCTCCAGGAACCTTCTACCGGGGCACTGCCTTCAGACTCTCCTCGACCGTGCGGGACCAGCGTTTGCTGGCGCGTTCCCTCGATGAGGTCATCCCCCTGAGCGTCCACGTGAGTTACGATGGAACCTACAGCGTCTCCTCGCCGGGCCAGGCCCTGGCGGTTCGCTCCATTCCCTCCTTTCCTGATGGGGAACTCTTTCCCGGGGATGTCTGGGAAGCCTTTGGCGAAGTGGTGGTCGATCCTTTTGAGGACAGTCTGCCCACCCGCGTGAGGGTCTATATCGCCTATCGCTTTGAGGGGCCTGCCGAATATCAGGGTCAGGAGGCCCTCCTCGTATCGGCCCAGTACGCTCTGCGCTACCGCAGCGGCGACGATCGGGCCGGGGACCCCGATCTTTTGCAGGCTCAGGGGCGGCACCGTCTTCAGATATATATGAGCGCCGACGGCAGGAACCCCCTTTTTATCAGGGATACCCTGGAGGATCAATTTCTCTACCGCGATGGCACCCGTCTGGATATGAGCGGCTTTCGCCTCACCTTTTTTGATACTCCCCGGCCGCGGACCGCAGGGATTCTGCGGGAGCGTCTTCAGGAGATTCTGCCGGGGATCGCCCAATCTCCCGGCGACCATCCCCCTCTGGAGAGGCCTGTCGTTCCGGGAGATCAGCCCCTTGCGGAAGAATCCCCTCTCCCTGAGGATCCTCTTCGCCCTGAGGCCCCCCTTCTCCCCGGGGACCAGCTCCTTCCAGAGGACCAGGCCGTTCCGGAAGAGAGGATAACCCTGGAAGAGACAGACCTGGGGCTGCGATTCACCCTGCCAGCGATCCGCTTTGTGGCAAATCAGGCGGTGATTCTCCCCGAGGAAGGTGATCGTCTGCAGCAGCTTGCCCAGGCTCTGGAGGAGGCCTGGAAACTGAGCCCCCAGGGAACCTTTCTGGTGGTGGGCCATACCGCCGATGTGGGCACCCCCGAGGGGCAGCAACGCCTCTCTGTCGAACGAGCCCAGGCGATTGTCCGGGAACTGACGCGGCGGGGCCTGGCCGAGGACCGCTTTCTTTACCAGGGCCGGGGAGCTTCGGAACCCCGGGCAGACAACGCGACCGCCCAGGGGCGAGCCGTGAACCGGCGGGTTGAGGTCTATCTGCTGGAATAG